A genomic segment from Acidimicrobiales bacterium encodes:
- a CDS encoding transcriptional regulator, with protein MPADDAAPDEPASPAPDPAPAAGDAEEAGSPAVMAEEEIFARRVGQRLRAIRQAQALSLSDVEERSGGRWSASAVGAYERGFRNLSLPRLKALADFYRVPVSVLLGETGPTGTEAKDRRKLVIDLEAMRQVDPAEPVQRYVQSIIEARGDFNGKVLSLRHDDLKALCVLVGGDIPTGVAQLRAWAVLIDGPEVAEPPPDFRARPVRRATDRPA; from the coding sequence ATGCCAGCCGACGACGCGGCCCCCGACGAGCCCGCCTCCCCCGCCCCCGACCCCGCCCCGGCGGCCGGCGACGCCGAGGAGGCCGGCTCCCCGGCCGTCATGGCCGAGGAGGAGATCTTCGCCCGCCGGGTCGGGCAGCGCCTCCGGGCCATCCGGCAGGCCCAGGCCCTGTCGCTGTCGGACGTCGAGGAGCGCTCGGGTGGGCGGTGGAGCGCCTCGGCCGTCGGCGCCTACGAGCGGGGCTTCCGGAACCTGAGCCTGCCCCGCCTCAAGGCCCTGGCCGACTTCTACCGGGTGCCGGTCAGCGTGCTCCTGGGCGAGACCGGCCCCACCGGCACCGAGGCCAAGGACCGGCGCAAGCTGGTCATCGACCTGGAGGCCATGCGCCAGGTCGACCCGGCCGAGCCCGTGCAGCGCTACGTGCAGTCCATCATCGAGGCCCGGGGCGACTTCAACGGCAAGGTCCTGTCCCTCCGCCACGACGACCTGAAGGCCCTGTGCGTCCTGGTCGGGGGCGACATCCCCACCGGCGTGGCCCAGCTCCGGGCCTGGGCCGTGCTCATCGACGGCCCCGAGGTGGCCGAGCCGCCGCCCGACTTCCGGGCCCGGCCCGTCCGCCGGGCCACCGACCGCCCCGCCTAG
- a CDS encoding aspartate-semialdehyde dehydrogenase, translating to MQIGIVGATGQVGGVMRGILEERAFPALGVRFLASARSAGTTLPWAGGEVTVEDVATADLSELDIVLMSAGATASRATAERIAASGPVVIDNSSAWRMHPEVPLVVSEVNPEAVAQRPKGIIANPNCTTMAAMPALMALHRAAGLEALVVSTYQAVSGGGLAGVEELAAQVAAAGDKAPELTHDGAAVTFPEAAKFPTTIAYNVIPQAGSYVDDGRGETDEDQKLRHESRKILGLPDLPVSGLCVRVPVFTGHSLAVNARFARPLSTVEATDVLASAPGVVLHDQPTPLVAAGADPTYVGRIRADETVPEGRGLAFFVTGDNLRKGAALNAVQIAELVAAGG from the coding sequence ATGCAGATCGGGATCGTGGGAGCCACCGGCCAGGTCGGGGGCGTGATGCGGGGCATCCTCGAGGAGCGGGCCTTCCCGGCCCTGGGCGTGCGCTTCCTGGCCTCGGCCCGCTCGGCCGGCACCACCCTGCCGTGGGCGGGGGGCGAGGTGACCGTCGAGGACGTGGCCACCGCGGACCTCTCGGAGCTGGACATCGTGCTCATGTCGGCCGGGGCCACCGCGTCGCGGGCCACGGCCGAGCGCATCGCCGCCTCGGGCCCGGTGGTCATCGACAACTCCTCGGCCTGGCGCATGCACCCCGAGGTGCCCCTGGTCGTCTCCGAGGTCAACCCGGAGGCCGTGGCCCAGCGCCCCAAGGGCATCATCGCCAACCCCAACTGCACGACCATGGCGGCCATGCCGGCCCTCATGGCCCTGCACCGGGCGGCCGGGCTGGAGGCCCTGGTGGTCTCCACCTACCAGGCCGTCTCCGGGGGTGGCCTGGCCGGCGTCGAGGAGCTGGCCGCCCAGGTGGCGGCGGCCGGCGACAAGGCCCCCGAGCTGACCCACGACGGCGCCGCGGTGACCTTCCCCGAGGCGGCCAAGTTCCCCACCACCATCGCCTACAACGTCATCCCCCAGGCCGGGAGCTACGTCGACGACGGGCGGGGCGAGACCGACGAGGACCAGAAGCTCCGCCACGAGAGCCGCAAGATCCTGGGCCTGCCCGACCTGCCGGTGTCGGGGCTGTGCGTCCGGGTGCCGGTGTTCACCGGCCACTCCCTGGCCGTCAACGCCCGCTTCGCCCGGCCCCTGTCGACGGTCGAGGCCACCGACGTGCTGGCCTCCGCCCCCGGGGTGGTCCTCCACGACCAGCCCACCCCGCTGGTGGCGGCCGGGGCCGACCCCACCTACGTGGGCCGCATCCGGGCCGACGAGACGGTGCCCGAGGGCCGGGGCCTGGCCTTCTTCGTCACCGGCGACAACCTGCGCAAGGGCGCGGCCCTCAACGCGGTGCAGATCGCCGAGCTGGTGGCCGCCGGCGGCTGA
- the coxB gene encoding cytochrome c oxidase subunit II, producing MCRRLLARVVPAPAALVVLVLGGCSIAPEPVTEQGGVIDRLLTPVTVAAAVVAGLVWALVAWSIVRYRRRNDTLPPQVAEHVPIEIAYTVIPIVIVAVLFAFGTGALTRVEEKVADPDVVVEIQGFQWSWQFTYPGEGVVVAGDGTGTTGPELVLPVDRTTRLELVSADVAHSFWVPDFLSKRDLVPGVDNEVDVTPTEEGTFVGRCAEYCGLDHWRMNFTVRIVSAREFAAWAEASATGPEGPARPAGPDEGEGGG from the coding sequence ATGTGCCGACGGCTCCTCGCCCGCGTGGTGCCCGCCCCGGCCGCCCTGGTGGTGCTGGTGCTGGGCGGGTGCTCGATCGCCCCGGAGCCGGTCACCGAGCAGGGGGGCGTGATCGACCGCCTGCTCACGCCGGTCACCGTGGCCGCCGCCGTGGTGGCCGGCCTGGTGTGGGCCCTGGTGGCCTGGTCCATCGTCCGCTACCGGCGCCGCAACGACACCCTGCCCCCCCAGGTGGCCGAGCACGTGCCCATCGAGATCGCCTACACGGTGATCCCCATCGTCATCGTGGCCGTCCTGTTCGCCTTCGGGACCGGCGCGCTGACCAGGGTCGAGGAGAAGGTGGCCGACCCCGACGTCGTGGTCGAGATCCAGGGCTTCCAGTGGTCGTGGCAGTTCACCTACCCCGGGGAGGGGGTCGTGGTCGCCGGCGACGGCACCGGGACCACCGGGCCCGAGCTGGTCCTGCCCGTCGACCGGACCACCCGGCTGGAGCTGGTGTCGGCCGACGTGGCCCACTCCTTCTGGGTACCGGACTTCCTGTCCAAGCGCGACCTGGTGCCCGGGGTCGACAACGAGGTCGACGTGACGCCGACCGAGGAGGGCACCTTCGTCGGGCGCTGCGCCGAGTACTGCGGCCTCGACCACTGGCGGATGAACTTCACGGTCCGCATCGTGAGCGCCCGGGAGTTCGCGGCCTGGGCCGAGGCGTCGGCCACCGGGCCGGAGGGGCCGGCCCGCCCGGCCGGCCCCGACGAGGGGGAGGGGGGAGGGTGA
- a CDS encoding cbb3-type cytochrome c oxidase subunit I, translating to MTAVDGRRDDIAPTPADEEPDRPPSSVRGQGLLGLLTSTDHKVIGLMYIVTALGFFLLGGALATVVRVELYSPGTQVVEPGAYNQVFTMHGSVMIYLFIVPMAFGLANYLVPLHIGAKEMAFPRLNALGYWLFLFGGLTMVSGFLTADGPAA from the coding sequence GTGACCGCGGTCGACGGCCGGCGCGACGACATCGCCCCCACCCCGGCCGACGAGGAGCCCGACCGGCCCCCCTCGTCGGTGCGGGGGCAGGGCCTCCTGGGCCTGCTGACCAGCACCGACCACAAGGTGATCGGGCTCATGTACATCGTCACCGCCCTGGGCTTCTTCCTGCTGGGCGGGGCCCTGGCCACCGTGGTGCGGGTCGAGCTGTACTCCCCGGGGACCCAGGTGGTGGAGCCCGGCGCCTACAACCAGGTCTTCACGATGCACGGCAGCGTGATGATCTACCTGTTCATCGTGCCCATGGCCTTCGGCCTGGCCAACTACCTGGTGCCCCTGCACATCGGGGCCAAGGAGATGGCCTTCCCCCGGTTGAACGCCCTGGGCTACTGGCTGTTCCTGTTCGGGGGCCTCACCATGGTGTCGGGCTTCCTCACCGCCGACGGCCCGGCCGCC
- a CDS encoding aspartate kinase, giving the protein MALVVQKFGGTSVADPDRMRDVADQVARTRRRGDDVVLVVSAMGKETDELLHLASQVSRTRPGREMDMLITAGERKATALVCMALHDLGVPADSFTGSQAGFLTDSNHMNAKILEVRPDRLREAIAQGRVPVVGGSQGVSVDRNVTFFGRGGSDTTAVALAHALGGVCELYTDVSGVFTTDPRVVATARKLARVSFDEMLEMCACGCPKPAMRAVEYARTHKVPLHVRSAFTWEQGTWIDEEDPMMEQAMVSGVVGDASEAKITITNLPDRPGIAAQLFRTLATREVNVDMIVQNVSEGGRTDISFTLPRDELPTGRELSEALVSEIGADAVTADDGIARVSLVGAGMKSHPGVAATVFETLAANAINIEMISTSAIRISCIVREVELDRAVTVLHAAFGLDQPAA; this is encoded by the coding sequence GTGGCGCTCGTGGTCCAGAAGTTCGGGGGGACGTCGGTCGCCGACCCCGACCGCATGCGCGACGTGGCCGACCAGGTGGCCCGCACCCGCCGCCGGGGCGACGACGTCGTCCTGGTGGTCTCGGCCATGGGCAAGGAGACCGACGAGCTCCTCCACCTGGCCAGCCAGGTGTCGCGCACCCGGCCGGGCCGGGAGATGGACATGCTCATCACCGCCGGCGAGCGCAAGGCCACGGCCCTGGTGTGCATGGCCCTCCACGACCTCGGGGTGCCGGCCGACTCCTTCACGGGCAGCCAGGCCGGCTTCCTCACCGACAGCAACCACATGAACGCCAAGATCCTCGAGGTCCGGCCCGACCGGCTGCGGGAGGCCATCGCCCAGGGGCGGGTGCCGGTGGTGGGCGGCTCGCAGGGCGTGTCGGTCGACCGCAACGTGACCTTCTTCGGGCGGGGGGGCTCCGACACCACCGCGGTGGCCCTGGCCCACGCCCTGGGCGGGGTGTGCGAGCTCTACACCGACGTGTCCGGGGTGTTCACCACCGATCCCCGGGTGGTGGCCACGGCCCGCAAGCTGGCCCGGGTCAGCTTCGACGAGATGCTGGAGATGTGCGCCTGCGGGTGCCCCAAGCCGGCCATGCGGGCCGTGGAGTACGCCCGCACCCACAAGGTCCCGCTGCACGTGCGGTCGGCCTTCACGTGGGAGCAGGGGACCTGGATCGACGAGGAGGACCCGATGATGGAGCAGGCCATGGTCTCGGGCGTCGTGGGCGACGCCTCCGAGGCCAAGATCACGATCACCAACCTGCCGGACCGGCCCGGCATCGCCGCCCAGCTCTTCCGGACCCTGGCCACCCGGGAGGTGAACGTGGACATGATCGTCCAGAACGTCTCCGAGGGCGGCCGGACCGACATCTCCTTCACCCTGCCCCGGGACGAGCTGCCCACCGGCCGGGAGCTGAGCGAGGCCCTGGTGTCGGAGATCGGCGCCGATGCCGTCACCGCCGATGACGGCATCGCCCGGGTCAGCCTGGTGGGGGCGGGCATGAAGTCGCACCCCGGCGTGGCCGCCACCGTGTTCGAGACCCTGGCCGCCAACGCCATCAACATCGAGATGATCTCCACCTCGGCCATCCGCATCTCCTGCATCGTCCGCGAGGTCGAGCTGGACCGGGCCGTCACCGTCCTCCACGCCGCCTTCGGCCTGGACCAGCCCGCGGCCTGA
- a CDS encoding diguanylate cyclase codes for MIDRAAPGVVSGCIGLVLAVAAMATDQLWLAGAAGVAALVAGLFTLGLADRLRRTNATAEAEASRADVAELESEAMAARAARFEAEALIARTHLSELGAPPMPSRIDLTRVTDAPTGLFNTAFFAVTLDKRVAAARRGLRPLALALLEPVTGMDTGEPAPAVSRPVADSLLATLRDSDIACRLDEGLVALILEDTPENGAVWTVERVRRNLAAVLDGGTLRAGVACYPAHAFDADQLLDSAHQALGAARDWRQDRIEVAAVPDD; via the coding sequence GTGATCGACCGTGCTGCACCCGGGGTCGTCTCGGGGTGCATCGGCCTCGTCCTGGCCGTCGCCGCCATGGCCACCGACCAGCTCTGGCTGGCGGGGGCCGCCGGCGTCGCCGCCCTGGTGGCGGGCCTGTTCACCCTGGGCCTGGCCGACCGGCTGCGGCGCACCAACGCCACCGCCGAGGCCGAGGCCAGCCGGGCCGACGTGGCCGAGCTGGAGAGCGAGGCCATGGCCGCCCGGGCCGCCCGGTTCGAGGCCGAGGCCCTCATCGCCCGCACCCACCTCTCCGAGCTGGGCGCCCCCCCGATGCCCAGCCGGATCGACCTGACCCGGGTCACCGACGCGCCGACCGGGCTGTTCAACACCGCCTTCTTCGCCGTCACCCTCGACAAGCGGGTGGCCGCCGCCCGCCGGGGGCTGCGGCCGCTGGCCCTGGCCCTCCTGGAGCCGGTGACCGGCATGGACACCGGGGAGCCGGCGCCGGCCGTGAGCCGCCCGGTGGCCGACTCGCTGCTGGCCACCCTGCGCGACTCCGACATCGCCTGCCGCCTGGACGAGGGCCTGGTCGCCCTCATCCTGGAGGACACGCCCGAGAACGGGGCGGTGTGGACCGTGGAGCGGGTCCGCCGCAACCTGGCCGCGGTGCTCGACGGGGGCACCCTGCGGGCCGGGGTGGCCTGCTACCCGGCCCACGCCTTCGACGCCGACCAGCTCCTGGACTCGGCCCACCAGGCCCTGGGGGCGGCCCGGGACTGGCGCCAGGACCGCATCGAGGTGGCCGCCGTCCCCGACGACTGA
- a CDS encoding 3-hydroxybutyryl-CoA dehydrogenase has product MAISRVGIVGSGIMGAGIAEVAAKAGIDVVLRSRKQETAEAMRAGLEKSLGKQVDKGRLSEEDRDAVLGRVTATADLSALADCDLVIESVVEDLAVKKALFAELDQVVKADAILATNTSTLPVVEMAVATGRPDKVVGVHFFNPAPMMGLVEIIPPLTASDETVEAVTAFATACGKDPVRVQDRAGFIVNALLFPYLNNAVRMLENGIASRDDIDAAMKGGCNFPMGPLALLDLVGLDTSVAILDALYAEFADPNFSPAPALRRMVAAGHLGRKSGQGFYDYRR; this is encoded by the coding sequence ATGGCCATCTCACGGGTTGGAATCGTCGGGTCGGGGATCATGGGCGCGGGCATCGCCGAGGTGGCGGCCAAGGCCGGCATCGACGTGGTGCTGCGCTCCCGCAAGCAGGAGACCGCGGAGGCGATGCGGGCCGGGCTGGAGAAGAGCCTGGGCAAGCAGGTCGACAAGGGCCGCCTGTCCGAGGAGGACCGCGACGCCGTCCTGGGCCGGGTCACCGCCACCGCCGACCTGAGTGCCCTGGCCGACTGCGACCTGGTGATCGAGTCGGTGGTCGAGGACCTGGCCGTCAAGAAGGCCCTGTTCGCCGAGCTGGACCAGGTGGTGAAGGCCGACGCCATCCTGGCCACCAACACCTCGACCCTGCCGGTGGTGGAGATGGCGGTGGCCACCGGCCGCCCCGACAAGGTGGTGGGCGTCCACTTCTTCAACCCGGCGCCCATGATGGGGCTGGTCGAGATCATCCCACCCCTCACCGCCTCGGACGAGACCGTCGAGGCCGTCACCGCCTTCGCCACGGCCTGCGGGAAGGACCCGGTGCGGGTCCAGGACCGGGCCGGCTTCATCGTCAACGCCCTGCTCTTCCCGTACCTCAACAACGCGGTGCGGATGCTGGAGAACGGCATCGCCTCCCGGGACGACATCGACGCCGCCATGAAGGGCGGCTGCAACTTCCCCATGGGGCCCCTGGCCCTCCTGGACCTGGTCGGCCTGGACACCTCGGTGGCCATCCTCGACGCCCTGTACGCCGAGTTCGCCGACCCCAACTTCAGCCCCGCGCCCGCCCTGCGGCGCATGGTGGCCGCCGGCCACCTGGGCCGGAAGTCGGGCCAGGGCTTCTACGACTACCGGCGCTAG
- a CDS encoding VOC family protein: MDVLSMRTIFRCRDLAAARAFWEGTLGLTVAREYGAGGVVTGVVLFAGGGFVELTAAGPGEPGGAPTGAGPTADGPGSAAVWLQVADVADEEARLVLAGVPIDRPAERMPWGLVECWLRDPDGVRIVLVETPPDHPLRRRLDG, encoded by the coding sequence GTGGACGTGCTCTCGATGCGGACGATCTTCCGGTGCCGGGACCTGGCCGCGGCCCGGGCCTTCTGGGAGGGGACCCTGGGGCTCACGGTGGCCCGGGAGTACGGCGCCGGCGGCGTCGTCACCGGCGTGGTGCTCTTCGCCGGCGGGGGCTTCGTGGAGCTCACGGCGGCCGGGCCCGGGGAGCCGGGGGGCGCCCCGACCGGCGCCGGGCCCACGGCCGACGGGCCGGGCTCGGCCGCGGTGTGGCTCCAGGTGGCCGACGTGGCCGACGAGGAGGCCCGCCTGGTCCTGGCCGGCGTGCCCATCGACCGCCCCGCCGAGCGCATGCCCTGGGGCCTGGTGGAGTGCTGGCTGCGCGACCCCGACGGGGTGCGCATCGTCCTGGTCGAGACCCCGCCCGACCACCCCCTCCGCCGCCGCCTGGACGGCTGA
- a CDS encoding Type 1 glutamine amidotransferase-like domain-containing protein, translating to MPGPLALVGGSPFHPDTAVEAELVASGIDEVLVLPTGAAYEHPSRLVEAATERFGALGVPVRGLDVLRRPDATSEDLAAELRAARFVYLAGSSPMHVRSVLKGTPVWEAILAAWDGGAVLAGVDAGAMVLCDPMVDPRGGAFTVGLGLLSGVTVIPGFDSWSEDAVHRTRALSPASLRIVGLAAGSALVRDPDGSWRGVGPAEPVVFVGGAPGSLADLPR from the coding sequence ATGCCCGGACCCCTCGCCCTGGTGGGCGGCTCCCCGTTCCACCCCGACACCGCGGTCGAGGCCGAGCTGGTGGCCTCCGGCATCGACGAGGTGCTGGTCCTGCCCACCGGCGCCGCCTATGAGCACCCCAGTCGCCTGGTGGAGGCGGCCACCGAGCGCTTCGGGGCGCTGGGGGTGCCGGTCCGGGGCCTCGACGTGCTGCGCCGCCCCGACGCCACCTCCGAGGACCTGGCCGCCGAGCTGCGGGCCGCCCGCTTCGTCTACCTGGCCGGCTCCTCGCCCATGCACGTGCGCTCGGTGCTGAAGGGCACGCCGGTGTGGGAGGCCATCCTGGCCGCCTGGGACGGGGGAGCGGTGCTGGCCGGCGTGGACGCCGGGGCCATGGTGCTGTGCGACCCGATGGTCGACCCCCGGGGCGGGGCCTTCACCGTGGGGCTGGGGCTGCTGTCGGGGGTCACCGTCATCCCCGGGTTCGACTCGTGGTCCGAGGACGCCGTCCACCGCACCCGGGCCCTGTCGCCGGCCTCGCTCAGGATCGTGGGCCTGGCCGCCGGCTCAGCCCTGGTGCGCGACCCCGACGGCTCGTGGCGGGGGGTGGGGCCGGCCGAGCCCGTGGTCTTCGTGGGGGGCGCCCCGGGCTCCCTGGCCGACCTGCCCCGGTAG
- a CDS encoding sulfite exporter TauE/SafE family protein, producing the protein MAPHPPTARPGEVPWGRVVAAGLLAGFTSGLFGVGGGIVIVPALALLAGFPPKLATGTSLTAIVPISLAGAAGYATAGEVDLGYGLLIAAGALAGAVLGTRWLRTISGPALQLGFAALMVAAAVRLVAGGEADGAGHLDLDPGGVVALLALGLGAGVLAGLLGVGGGIVIVPALTIAFGLPLVLAKGTSLAVIIPTAIVGTMRNRSSGLTALRPGLVVGGAGVATALAASQLSLDLDPDLSAALFAGLLVVGAARLVATARADDGEPETPAGLGSAD; encoded by the coding sequence ATGGCCCCGCACCCCCCGACCGCCCGGCCGGGCGAGGTCCCGTGGGGCCGGGTGGTGGCCGCCGGCCTGCTGGCCGGGTTCACCTCGGGGCTCTTCGGCGTGGGCGGCGGCATCGTGATCGTGCCGGCCCTGGCCCTGCTGGCCGGCTTCCCGCCCAAGCTGGCCACCGGCACGTCGCTGACCGCCATCGTGCCCATCTCCCTGGCCGGCGCGGCCGGCTACGCCACCGCCGGCGAGGTGGACCTGGGCTACGGCCTGCTCATCGCGGCCGGCGCCCTGGCCGGGGCGGTGCTGGGCACCCGCTGGCTGCGGACCATCAGCGGGCCGGCGCTCCAGCTCGGCTTCGCCGCCCTGATGGTGGCCGCCGCCGTACGCCTGGTGGCCGGGGGGGAGGCCGACGGCGCCGGCCACCTGGACCTCGACCCCGGCGGGGTGGTGGCCCTCCTGGCCCTGGGGCTGGGCGCCGGGGTGCTGGCCGGCCTCCTGGGGGTCGGGGGCGGCATCGTCATCGTCCCGGCCCTGACCATCGCCTTCGGCCTGCCCCTGGTGCTGGCCAAGGGCACGTCGCTGGCCGTCATCATCCCCACCGCCATCGTGGGGACGATGCGCAACCGGTCCTCGGGGCTCACCGCCCTCCGGCCCGGCCTGGTGGTGGGCGGCGCCGGTGTGGCCACCGCGCTGGCCGCCTCCCAGCTCTCGCTCGACCTCGACCCGGACCTGTCGGCCGCGCTGTTCGCCGGCCTCCTCGTCGTGGGGGCCGCCCGCCTGGTGGCCACGGCCCGGGCCGACGACGGCGAGCCCGAGACGCCGGCAGGACTTGGATCGGCCGACTGA
- the aat gene encoding leucyl/phenylalanyl-tRNA--protein transferase yields the protein MTPTDPGPSRWAIPSPVEADPDGPVAVGGDLEPATVLAAYRAGVFPMPIGRTGRVLAWWSPDPRGVIPLDGMRVTRSLRQAARRHHVTVDAAFDEVVRACADPRRPGAWITRGVRRAYTSLHELGWAHSVEAWTADGALAGGLYGVAVGGLFAGESMFHRSRDGSKVALLGLVDLLRDGGARLLDVQWTTAHLASLGAVDIPRRAYLDQLEAALQAPLPAVFGGPAPRPAAPAAGAGGVGAAGPGHPPTGDPWATS from the coding sequence GTGACCCCGACCGACCCGGGGCCCTCCCGCTGGGCCATCCCGTCGCCGGTCGAGGCCGACCCGGACGGGCCGGTGGCCGTGGGCGGTGACCTGGAGCCCGCCACCGTGCTGGCCGCCTACCGGGCCGGCGTCTTCCCCATGCCCATCGGGCGGACCGGCCGGGTGCTGGCCTGGTGGTCGCCGGATCCCCGGGGGGTCATCCCCCTCGACGGGATGCGGGTCACCCGGTCGCTGCGCCAGGCCGCCCGACGCCACCACGTCACCGTCGACGCCGCCTTCGACGAGGTGGTCCGGGCCTGCGCCGACCCCCGGCGCCCGGGGGCGTGGATCACCCGGGGCGTCCGGCGGGCCTACACCTCGCTCCACGAGCTGGGGTGGGCCCACAGCGTCGAGGCCTGGACCGCGGACGGCGCCCTGGCCGGGGGCCTCTACGGGGTGGCCGTCGGCGGGCTGTTCGCCGGGGAGTCGATGTTCCACCGCTCGCGGGACGGCTCCAAGGTGGCGCTGCTGGGCCTGGTCGACCTGCTGCGGGACGGGGGCGCCCGGCTGCTCGACGTGCAGTGGACCACCGCCCACCTGGCCAGCCTGGGGGCGGTCGACATCCCGCGCCGGGCCTACCTCGACCAGCTGGAGGCGGCCCTGCAGGCCCCCCTCCCCGCCGTCTTCGGGGGCCCGGCCCCCCGACCCGCGGCGCCGGCGGCCGGCGCCGGTGGGGTCGGGGCCGCCGGACCGGGCCATCCCCCGACCGGCGACCCCTGGGCCACGTCGTGA
- a CDS encoding phosphopantetheine-binding protein → MTETPTQRRSGFAAFAHALGAHLDMDSSAWSESDLLVEQLGWDSMVAVEVVSWLEEQGIRLPDDLLAEIRTLGDVYHYSQTLAPAPGEPAQPGSRAPLRGRRVHLAPLTGAHHGEALDLFTRGDNLVRFRLRGTTPSPETFGRVLWDRVLCQFAVLHSNRMVAMVSAFEPDMRNRHVHVAVVSRPDAPQGAGLEGLVLLIDHLFAEFDLRKVYAEVLEPNSTTFSSGLGRVAQVEGRLVDHEFMSGRYHDMLVIGITRERWQEHAARLLGPL, encoded by the coding sequence ATGACCGAGACCCCGACCCAGCGACGCAGCGGGTTCGCCGCCTTCGCCCACGCCCTCGGTGCCCACCTCGACATGGACAGCAGCGCGTGGAGCGAGTCCGACCTGCTGGTCGAGCAGCTCGGGTGGGACTCCATGGTGGCCGTGGAGGTGGTGTCCTGGTTGGAGGAGCAGGGCATCCGCCTCCCCGACGACCTGCTGGCCGAGATCCGCACCCTGGGCGACGTCTACCACTACAGCCAGACGCTGGCGCCGGCGCCGGGCGAGCCGGCCCAGCCCGGGTCCCGCGCCCCGCTCCGGGGGCGACGGGTCCACCTGGCCCCCCTGACCGGGGCCCACCACGGCGAGGCCCTCGACCTGTTCACCCGGGGGGACAACCTGGTCCGGTTCCGGCTCCGGGGCACGACGCCGAGCCCCGAGACCTTCGGCCGGGTGCTGTGGGACCGGGTCCTCTGCCAGTTCGCCGTCCTGCACAGCAACCGGATGGTGGCCATGGTCAGCGCCTTCGAGCCCGACATGCGCAACCGGCACGTCCACGTGGCCGTGGTGTCGCGGCCCGACGCGCCCCAGGGTGCCGGCCTGGAGGGCCTGGTCCTGCTGATCGACCACCTCTTCGCGGAGTTCGACCTGCGCAAGGTCTACGCCGAGGTCCTGGAGCCCAACTCGACCACCTTCAGCTCCGGCCTGGGCCGGGTGGCCCAGGTCGAGGGCCGTCTCGTCGACCACGAGTTCATGAGCGGCCGCTACCACGACATGCTGGTGATCGGCATCACCCGGGAGCGGTGGCAGGAGCACGCCGCCCGCCTGCTCGGCCCCCTCTGA
- a CDS encoding peptidylprolyl isomerase, producing the protein MTSEEKRQRHKDGHRSRVEAARMAQARAARRQRLIVLGAVLAFVVVVVVVAAVLLGGDDDSTAEDAATTTTTAPGDGSSTSSTDVPTTVSLPAAPTGATIEDDTPCPAEDGSEERVSTFAQAPPTCIEEGEALEAVIETSAGTVTATLDAEAAPTMVNNFVVLARYKYFDGLPFHRLMPDFVAQTGSSGTPDYGSGGPGYDMPDIEKPTDGYAPGDLAMARSDAVSGSQFFIVASENGATALTNEYPRFGKVTEGLELVAELAAKGDEASNGTPTELVTITSVTIRSAQD; encoded by the coding sequence GTGACCTCGGAGGAGAAGCGCCAACGCCACAAGGACGGACACCGCAGCCGCGTGGAGGCGGCGCGCATGGCCCAGGCCCGCGCCGCCCGGCGACAACGCCTGATCGTCCTGGGGGCCGTGCTGGCCTTCGTCGTGGTGGTGGTCGTGGTGGCCGCTGTGCTGCTGGGCGGCGACGACGACTCGACGGCGGAGGACGCCGCCACGACCACCACCACCGCTCCCGGCGACGGGTCCAGCACCTCGTCCACCGACGTGCCCACCACCGTGTCGCTGCCCGCCGCCCCGACCGGCGCCACCATCGAGGACGACACCCCGTGCCCGGCCGAGGACGGCTCCGAGGAGCGGGTGTCCACCTTCGCCCAGGCCCCGCCCACCTGCATCGAGGAGGGTGAGGCGTTGGAGGCCGTGATCGAGACCTCGGCCGGGACCGTCACCGCCACCCTCGACGCCGAGGCCGCCCCCACCATGGTCAACAACTTCGTGGTGCTGGCCCGGTACAAGTACTTCGACGGCCTGCCCTTCCACCGCCTGATGCCCGACTTCGTGGCCCAGACCGGCTCCAGCGGCACCCCCGACTACGGCTCCGGCGGCCCCGGCTACGACATGCCCGACATCGAGAAGCCCACCGACGGCTACGCCCCCGGCGACCTGGCCATGGCCCGGTCCGACGCCGTGTCGGGCAGCCAGTTCTTCATCGTGGCCAGCGAGAACGGCGCCACCGCCCTCACCAACGAGTACCCCCGCTTCGGGAAGGTCACCGAGGGGCTGGAGCTGGTGGCCGAGCTGGCCGCCAAGGGCGACGAGGCCAGCAACGGCACGCCCACCGAGCTGGTCACCATCACCTCGGTCACCATCCGGTCCGCCCAGGACTGA